From a region of the Oryza sativa Japonica Group chromosome 6, ASM3414082v1 genome:
- the LOC107276715 gene encoding LOW QUALITY PROTEIN: fucosyltransferase 2 (The sequence of the model RefSeq protein was modified relative to this genomic sequence to represent the inferred CDS: substituted 1 base at 1 genomic stop codon): MRRHEATIGGDGAAAPWKEQQLASHRWPEAQEGAPAFPPSTMRRLVYSAANAALVVFIMTVPPMVVLYGARSSSPAVWISSANVGGRGKKTNDCXSSSDESILLLHRPAAAHDKLLGGLLADGFDEGSCHSRYQSAMYRRNNAGKEPSPHLVSRLRRHEELQRRCGPGTAAYSNAVESLRSGKSGGIGSPPQTECRYLVSISYRGLGNRMLAAASAFLYAMLTDRVLLVDPSNEMGELFCEPFPGTTWLLPPGFPLTNFTSFSVDTTESYGNMLKNKVITTDAAAGDVPTPHQQLPAFAYIHLDHDYTFHDKFFFCDDDQSVLRNVPWLVMRTDSYIVPGLFLVTGFQAELDSLFPETDAVFHHLARYLFHPNNHIWGLVTRYYDAYLATARQRVGVQVRVFGARQESPKVLEQITACAHMENLLPDVITTGEPAATTRRRLKPKAVLVTSLTSWYYEKLKGMYWERATATGEAVGVHQPSHEEYQRFGSGSHDAKACAEIYLLSLSDALVTSGWSTFGYVAQGLAGLTPRVMYKPANESSAVPDPPCRRDVSMEPCFLTPPYNNCRMKRSAHSGKVVAHVKNCHDVPWGLKLVRRVE, from the exons ATGCGACGGCACGAAGCcacaatcggcggcgacggcgctgcgGCGCCATGGAAGGAGCAGCAGCTTGCTTCACACCGGTGGCCAGAGGCCCAAGAGGGCGCGCCGGCGTTCCCACCGTCGACGATGAGAAGGCTCGTTTACAGTGCAGCCAATGCTGCGCTCGTCGTCTTCATCATGACCGTGCCGCCAATGGTTGTCCTGTACGGCGCGCGCTCCAGCTCGCCGGCCGTCTGGATCAGCTCTGCCAACGTCGGCGGCCGAGGTAAGAAAACTAATGATTGCT GATCATCAAGCGACGAGTCCATCCTGCTCCTacaccggccggcggcggcgcacgacaaGCTTCTCGGCGGCCTGTTGGCTGACGGATTCGACGAGGGGTCATGCCACAGCAGGTACCAATCCGCCATGTACCGTCGAAACAACGCCGGCAAGGAGCCCTCGCCGCACCTCGTGTCCAGGCTGCGGCGGCACGAGGAGCTGCAGCGGCGGTGCGGCCCGGGCACCGCCGCGTACAGCAACGCCGTGGAGAGCCTGAGGTCGGGCAAGAGCGGCGGCATCGGGTCGCCGCCGCAGACGGAGTGCAGGTACCTGGTGTCCATATCCTACCGCGGCCTCGGCAACCGGatgctcgccgccgcgtcggcgttcCTGTACGCGATGCTCACCGACCGCGTGCTCCTCGTCGACCCCAGCAACGAGATGGGCGAGCTCTTCTGCGAGCCCTTCCCCGGCACGACGTGGCTGCTGCCGCCGGGCTTCCCGCTGACGAACTTCACCAGCTTCAGCGTCGACACCACCGAGAGCTACGGGAACATGCTGAAGAACAAGGTGATCAcgaccgacgccgccgccggtgacgtgCCGACGCCACACCAACAGCTGCCGGCGTTCGCCTACATCCACCTCGACCACGACTACACCTTCCACGACAAGTTCTTCTTCTGCGACGACGACCAGAGCGTGCTCCGGAACGTCCCGTGGCTTGTGATGAGGACGGACAGCTACATCGTGCCGGGGCTGTTCCTCGTCACCGGATTCCAGGCGGAGCTCGACTCGCTCTTCCCGGAGACGGACGCCGTGTTCCACCACCTCGCACGGTACCTGttccacccgaacaaccacatcTGGGGTCTCGTCACGCGCTACTACGACGCCTACctcgcgacggcgcggcagcgagtCGGCGTCCAGGTGCGCGTCTTCGGCGCGCGGCAGGAGTCGCCCAAGGTCCTGGAACAGATCACCGCGTGCGCGCACATGGAGAATCTGCTCCCGGACGTGATCACCACCGGagaaccggcggcgacgacgcgccgccgcctgaaGCCCAAAGCCGTGCTCGTCACCTCCCTCACGTCGTGGTACTACGAGAAGCTCAAGGGCATGTACTGGGAGCGCGCGACGGCCACCGGCGAGGCGGTGGGCGTGCACCAGCCGAGCCACGAGGAGTACCAGCGGTTCGGCTCCGGGTCGCACGACGCCAAGGCGTGCGCCGAGATATACCTGCTCAGCCTCTCCGACGCGCTGGTGACCAGCGGGTGGTCGACGTTCGGGTACGTGGCGCAGGGGCTCGCCGGGCTGACGCCGCGGGTGATGTACAAGCCGGCGAACGAGTCGTCCGCCGTGCCCGACCCGCCGTGCCGCCGGGACGTGTCCATGGAGCCGTGCTTCCTCACGCCGCCGTACAACAACTGCAGGATGAAGCGAAGCGCGCACTCCGGGAAGGTTGTGGCGCACGTCAAGAACTGCCACGACGTGCCATGGGGGCTGAAGCTCGTTCGTCGTGTCGAGTAG
- the LOC4340468 gene encoding galactoside 2-alpha-L-fucosyltransferase: MNSEGGIGAGITNRPSQQCSAAAAEDGDDYERPCPWIPGKKKKKKITCLAICLIASPILILLVSRRGSPFPSMSGWASPSRMYASKGSKRDVLMGGLLVPGLDERTCASRYSSAMYRKNTARSPCRHLVKRLREQEALQRRCGPGTAAYWRAAERLGSRRNGTAGADDEGCKYLVLVPYRGLGNRMLAMASAFLYAMLTGRALLVDRGESLADLFCEPFPGTSWLLPPEFPIKNLQDLTGEAPESYRNLVQSDRPATSVSELPYVFVDLDHGCTYHDKLFYCDDERHFLHRAPWLLMRTDGYFPPALFLNPAYQDELDRLFPRKDSVFYLLAHYLLHPTNKVWGLITRFYDSYLRDSDERLGIQVRVFDGDTPFKHILDQITACTSQERLLPEVVEQEPSSFPAPAAAATAARSKAVLMTGLNSWYYDNIRSRYWQSPTATGEVVRVHQPSHEEHQLSGSTTHDMKAMAEMYLLSMTDAIVTSGWSTFGYVGHGLGGLSPWVMFKPENLTTPDPPCRRAVSMEPCLHGPPFYDCRVKRGADTGKLVPHVRHCEDMSWGLKLVHPE, translated from the exons ATGAACTCGGAGGGAGGGATTGGCGCTGGCATAACCAATCGCCCGTCGCAGCAATgctcggccgccgcggcggaggacgggGACGACTACGAGAGGCCATGCCCATGGATCcccgggaagaagaagaagaagaagatcacGTGCCTCGCCATTTGCCTCATCGCGTCGCCGATCTTGATCCTCCTGGTTAGCCGGCGAGGCTCGCCGTTCCCGTCCATGTCCGGCTGGGCGTCGCCGTCCAGGATGTACGCATCGAAAG GGTCCAAGAGAGACGTGCTCATGGGCGGCCTGCTCGTCCCGGGACTCGACGAGCGGACGTGCGCCAGCCGGTACAGCTCGGCGATGTACCGCAAGAACACGGCGCGATCACCGTGCCGTCACCTCGTCAAGCGGCTGCGGGAGCAGGAGGCGCTGCAGCGGCGGTGCGGCCCGGGCACGGCGGCGTACTGGAgggcggcggagcggctggGCTCCCGGCGGAACGGcacggccggcgccgacgacgaaggGTGCAAGTACCTCGTGCTTGTGCCGTACAGGGGCCTAGGGAACAGGATGCTGGCCATGGCGTCGGCGTTCCTCTACGCCATGCTCACCGGCCGCGCGCTGCTCGTCGACAGGGGGGAGTCGCTGGCCGACCTGTTCTGCGAGCCGTTCCCGGGCACGTCGTGGCTGCTGCCGCCGGAGTTCCCGATCAAGAACCTCCAGGACTTGACCGGCGAGGCGCCGGAGAGCTACAGGAACCTGGTGCAGAGCGACCGGCCGGCCACGTCGGTGTCGGAGCTCCCCTACGTCTTCGTCGACCTCGACCATGGCTGCACCTACCACGACAAGCTCTTCTACTGCGACGACGAACGCCATTTCCTCCACCGGGCGCCATGGCTGCTGATGAGGACCGACGGCTACTTCCCGCCGGCGCTGTTCCTCAACCCGGCGTACCAAGACGAGCTCGACCGGCTGTTCCCTCGGAAAGACTCGGTGTTCTACCTCTTGGCGCACTATCTTCTCCATCCGACGAACAAGGTTTGGGGATTGATCACGAGGTTCTACGACTCCTACCTGAGGGATTCGGACGAACGGCTCGGCATCCAGGTCAGGGTGTTCGACGGGGACACCCCGTTCAAGCACATCTTGGATCAGATCACCGCTTGCACGTCACAGGAGCGGTTGCTACCGGAGGTGGTGGAGCAAGAACCGTCGTCGTTcccagctccggcggcggcggcgacggcggcgcggtccAAGGCCGTCCTGATGACCGGCCTGAACTCGTGGTACTACGACAACATCCGGTCCAGGTACTGGCAGTCACCGACGGCCACCGGCGAGGTGGTGCGCGTGCACCAGCCGAGCCACGAGGAGCACCAGCTGTCCGGGAGCACGACGCACGACATGAAGGCGATGGCGGAGATGTACCTGCTGAGCATGACCGACGCCATCGTCACCAGCGGGTGGTCGACGTTCGGGTACGTCGGCCACGGCCTCGGCGGGCTCTCGCCGTGGGTCATGTTCAAGCCGGAGAACCTCACGACGCCGGACCCGCCGTGCCGGCGCGCCGTGTCCATGGAGCCGTGCTTGCACGGGCCGCCCTTCTACGACTGCAGGGTGAAGCGTGGCGCCGACACGGGGAagttggtcccacatgtcagacaCTGTGAGGACATGAGCTGGGGACTGAAACTTGTTCACCCAGAGTGA
- the LOC4340469 gene encoding galactoside 2-alpha-L-fucosyltransferase, producing MDTDKLGEAAAAHPPEAEKRRGVAAPGAATVLVLVALPLMLVSYFFGDLAADTVVRLHRFKESSLSSSSPAAAADRLLGGLLSPEFDEASCLSRYEASSRWKPSPFRVSPYLVERLRRYEANHRRCGPGTARYRDAVARLRSGDGDGDAECRYVVWLPIQGLGNRMLSLVSTFLYALLTGRVVLVHEPPEMEGLFCEPFPGTSWLLPPDFPYKGGFSAASNESYVNMLKNGVVRHDGDGGALPPYVYLHLEQIHLRLQNHTFCEEDHRVLDRFNWMVLRSDSYFAVALFLVPAYRAELDRMFPAKGSVFHHLGRYLFHPGNRAWGIVERFYDGYLAGADERLGIQVRIVPQMAVPFDVMYEQILRCTREHGLLPQVTSTSESAGGRPPPPPTATATKVKAVLVVSLKREYYDKLHGAYYTNATASGEVVAVYQPSHDGDQHTEARAHNERALAEIYLLSFSDAVVTTAWSTFGYVAHALAGVRPWQLAPLDWGKMRADVACARPASVEPCLHSPPPLVCRARRDRDPAAHLPFLRHCEDVPAGLKLFD from the coding sequence ATGGACACCGACAAGTtgggagaagcggcggcggcgcatccgCCGGAGGCAGAGAAGCGCCGTGGAGTGGCCGCGCCGGGCGCCGCCACGGTGTTGGTCCTCGTCGCGCTGCCGCTGATGCTCGTGTCCTACTTCTttggcgacctcgccgccgacacCGTTGTCCGCCTCCATCGCTTCAAAGAATCGTCGTTGTCTTcgtcgtcaccggcggcggcggcagaccgGCTCCTCGGCGGGCTTCTCTCGCCGGAGTTCGACGAGGCGTCGTGCCTCAGCCGGTACGAGGCCTCTTCGCGGTGGAAGCCGTCGCCGTTCCGGGTCTCCCCCTACCTGGTCGAGCGGCTGCGGCGGTACGAGGCCAACCACCGGCGGTGCGGCCCGGGCACCGCGCGCTACCGGGACGCCGTCGCGCGGCTCcggtccggcgacggcgacggcgacgccgagtGCAGGTACGTTGTGTGGCTCCCCATCCAGGGCCTCGGCAACCGGATGCTCAGCCTCGTCTCCACCTTCCTCTACGCGCTCCTCACCGGCCGCGTCGTGCTCGTCCACGAgccgccggagatggagggCCTCTTCTGCGAGCCCTTCCCGGGGACCTCGTGGCTGCTTCCGCCGGACTTCCCCTACAAGGGCGGCTTCTCCGCCGCGTCGAACGAGAGCTACGTCAACATgctcaagaacggcgtcgtccgccacgacggcgacggcggcgcgctgcCGCCGTACGTGTACCTCCACCTGGAGCAGATACATCTCCGGCTGCAGAACCACACGTTCTGCGAGGAGGACCACCGGGTGCTCGACCGGTTCAACTGGATGGTGCTCAGGTCCGACAGCTACTTCGCCGTGGCGCTGTTCCTCGTGCCGGCGTACCGCGCCGAGCTCGACCGGATGTTCCCGGCGAAGGGGTCGGTGTTCCACCACCTCGGCAGGTACCTCTTCCATCCGGGCAACCGCGCGTGGGGCATCGTCGAGAGGTTCTACGACGGGtatctcgccggcgccgacgagcgcCTCGGCATCCAGGTGCGCATCGTGCCGCAGATGGCCGTCCCGTTCGACGTCATGTACGAGCAGATCCTCCGGTGCACGCGGGAGCACGGCCTCCTTCCCCAGGTGACGAGCACCAGCGAATCGGCCggtggccggccgccgccaccgccgacggcgacggcgacgaaggtGAAGGCCGTGCTGGTGGTGTCGCTGAAGCGGGAGTACTACGACAAGCTGCACGGCGCGTACTACACGaacgcgacggcgagcggcgaggtggtggcggtGTACCAGCCGAGCCACGACGGGGACCAGCACACGGAGGCGCGGGCGCACAACGAGCGCGCCCTGGCGGAGATCTACCTGCTCAGCTTCTCCGACGCGGTGGTGACCACGGCGTGGTCGACGTTCGGGTACGTGGCGcacgcgctcgccggcgtgcggcCGTGGCAGCTGGCGCCGCTGGACTGGGGCAAGATGAGGGCCGACGTGGCGTGCGCGCGGCCGGCGTCGGTGGAGCCGTGCCtgcactcgccgccgccgctcgtctgcCGGGCGCGGCGGGATCGCGACCCGGCGGCGCATCTGCCGTTCTTGCGACATTGCGAGGATGTGCCTGCCGGTCTCAAGCTGTTCGATTGA
- the LOC4340470 gene encoding luminal-binding protein 4, with product MGRRRLLLSDLLLLLLIAIAVAGAAAAIAIPRAAPAFGVETGWPPEHCLRCFAPPDAPFVLGAAAAIHLGNTNSCIAGYDDDDAPLGAKRSYYQFCIPSWVALAHDNGTVISGEAAMNRAALSPSTAVSAFMRLLHRRVEDDVVKREIELVPYKFTKMLGWVSVQLDTDAEFSVDHLAGILISHLKHTAEAHLGRHINNAVITLPSRLSYSADGRQVLSSAAKEYSGFRAVKVVDEHIAAAAAYGHHTKQGDRKAILVFHLGGRTSHATIFKFVDGTARLIATRAHHFLGGDDFTARIVDHMVEHIKEQHGRDVRQEEKAMVRLRVACEHAKKALSEQQETLVQMDSLLDDGAVFSATLTRAKFEELNHDLLDRAMALVKEVVVTTGGVEVVDEVLVVGGSARIPKVRQLVKDYFNGNGNGTHPNSRGCKGPVDVEPEDAVLHGAALLSRPLPVAEGTAAARSIGSVGGI from the exons ATGGGGCGTCGTCGTCTTCTGTTGAGCgatctactgctgctgctgctcatcgCCATCG CGGTGgcaggggcagcggcggcgatcgCGATCCCAAGAGCGGCGCCGGCGTTCGGAGTTGAAACTGGGTGGCCGCCGGAGCACTGCTTGCGCTGCTTCGCTCCACCGGATGCCCCCTTCGTcctgggcgccgccgcggccatccATCTCGGCAACACCAACTCCTGCATCGCcggctacgacgacgacgacgctccCCTGGGGGCCAAGCGTAGCTACTACCAGTTCTGCATCCCCTCCTGGGTAGCCCTCGCACACGACAATGGCACCGTCATCTCCGGCGAGGCCGCTATGAACCGCGCCGCCCTCAGCCCCTCCACAGCTGTCTCCGCCTTCATGCGCCTCCTACACAGAAG GGTGGAGGACGATGTGGTGAAGAGAGAGATAGAGCTTGTGCCGTACAAGTTTACCAAGATGCTGGGATGGGTCTCCGTCCAACTAGACACAGATGCTGAATTCTCTGTCGACCATCTCGCCGGCATCCTCATCTCCCACCTCAAGCACACGGCGGAGGCGCACCTGGGCCGCCACATCAACAATGCTGTCATCACCCTACCCAGTCGACTCAGCTACTCCGCCGATGGCAGGCAGGTCCTCAGCTCGGCGGCGAAGGAGTACAGCGGCTTCAGGGCCGTCAAGGTCGTCGACGAGCAcatcgcggcggccgcggcgtatGGGCACCACACCAAGCAGGGTGACCGCAAGGCCATCCTTGTCTTCCATCTCGGCGGCCGCACCTCCCACGCAACCATCTTCAAGTTCGTCGACGGCACGGCTCGCCTCATCGCGACGCGAGCTCATCATTTCCTCGGAG GTGACGATTTCACGGCGAGGATCGTGGACCACATGGTGGAGCACATCAAGGAGCAGCATGGCAGGGACGTACGGCAGGAGGAGAAGGCAATGGTGAGGCTAAGGGTGGCGTGCGAGCACGCCAAGAAGGCACTGAGCGAGCAACAAGAGACCCTGGTGCAGATGGACTCGCTTCTGGACGACGGCGCGGTCTTCTCCGCGACGCTGACGCGGGCCAAGTTCGAGGAGCTCAACCACGACCTGTTGGACAGAGCCATGGCGCTGGTgaaggaggtggtggtgacGACGGGAGGAGTGGAGGTGGTGGACGAGGTTCTTGTCGTCGGCGGCAGCGCGAGGATTCCCAAGGTTCGTCAGCTCGTCAAGGACTACTTCAATGGCAACGGCAATGGCACGCACCCAAACAGTCGCGGTTGCAAGGGGCCGGTGGATGTGGAACCAGAGGATGCCGTGCTTCATGGCGCCGCGCTTCTTTCCCGTCCTCTACCTGTTGCAGAGGGAACAGCAGCAGCTCGGTCCATCGGTTCCGTCGGAGGCATCTGA